In the Candidatus Terasakiella magnetica genome, AATTCTGCCATTGCTGAATCAAACTTTTCATGTTCATCTCTATCAATAACACAAAACACGGTGGTCTTATGCTCACCAAATCCATCACGGCATTTTTCACCATCCAGCCACTTCAAAGCATAGGCGACAACTTGGTCTGGCGTGGGATTGCTATCACCAGTCGCTTTTGCCTGAATCGAACGGGGTAAACCCAATGTCCGAATATGGGCATTAAGATACTGAGGTGATGTAAGCTCGTCTTCACATACAATTAAAATCTTCTCATAAACGTCGCGAGAAGCAGCCGCACGACCGAATGATTTCCGTCCTTGTCGCCTACCCATTTACAACCTCACCAATACGAGGAACACCACCATATCGTCCATCAAGATAAGCACGTTGAAATGCTTCATAATCACGACCTTTAAAATCAGACAATGGGAACAAACAAGTTGCCCCATCTTCTTTCTCCATGAGCCAAACTTGGTCACGGTGAAGAAAGTTTCGTGCCATAATAGATGTTTCGTGGCTTGTAAAAATTAGCTGAGCGTTATTCTTATTTGTTTTTGGGTTTAAGAACATCTCTACCAAAAATCGAAGTGCATGTGGATGAAGACTGTTATGAAGCTCATCGACAAATAATGTTAAACCATTCTCAAGCACATGAAGTAAAGGCCCGGCCAGACTAAAAATAACCTTCGTACCATCAGATTCATTTTGAAGGTCAATCTTTACATCTTTATTATTTCTTCCCTTGTGGACAGCCAGAACATTGACCAATTCCATCTTTTTCAAATCTTCGGCTTTCGGGGATTGTAATTTCAATTGGAAACTACCATTCGCAGGTAAATTGTTACCCGCTGCTTCCATGGCTTCAAAAAACTTGGCCAACCCCTCTTCAACAGATTCACCTTCAGTGTTGACACTATTAATTTCGAGGTCATCAATACCTAAATCGGCCGCTTTCAAAAAGTTAAGGACAGCTTCTTTTCTGTCATTTTCAGCGACTTGCTCAATAGTAAAACTATCAGTTAAGCGTTCAGTGCTTTTAATAACTTTTAACTGCTTACGTAACCATGTAAATGGCTCCTGTAAGGCTTCGGAACGCAGCATGATGGCAGTAGAAAGAAAAAGAGCGTTATCCCTTGT is a window encoding:
- a CDS encoding AAA family ATPase; this translates as MLVEFSVTNYKSIAEKQTFSMAAGSAKSKLKPHAFETGNSYAPKLMRSACVFGPNGAGKSSLIEALSFFKQFVISSAKESQEGESIDVVPFALCDDYRNAPSEFEMVFIFNDHLYQYGFSVDHFRIVDEWLFAKPNKPRTTLKELFQRNYNPDTGQYDWATSHIKGQKEVWKDATRDNALFLSTAIMLRSEALQEPFTWLRKQLKVIKSTERLTDSFTIEQVAENDRKEAVLNFLKAADLGIDDLEINSVNTEGESVEEGLAKFFEAMEAAGNNLPANGSFQLKLQSPKAEDLKKMELVNVLAVHKGRNNKDVKIDLQNESDGTKVIFSLAGPLLHVLENGLTLFVDELHNSLHPHALRFLVEMFLNPKTNKNNAQLIFTSHETSIMARNFLHRDQVWLMEKEDGATCLFPLSDFKGRDYEAFQRAYLDGRYGGVPRIGEVVNG